The Culex pipiens pallens isolate TS chromosome 2, TS_CPP_V2, whole genome shotgun sequence DNA window attgcctcaacaatcaagtcttcggacacctagtttcgagtaggaatctcgcaatcgagaacgccaaggcagagcgaataatttgatttgattttgattttttgaagaatttttaaaaaaaaattcaaaaaacttcaacaatcataagaaattcattatttttttaaagaaattcaattaattcaaaaaatttagggattttaagattaaaaaatagtagaatttcaagagttttagaaatttcaggaatttcaaGAATTGCACATTTTAAGAACTTcaagaatttttggatttttaagaatttgaagaatttcgaaaatttgaagaatttgaagaatttcaaggaTTTTAAGGATTTCAAgagtttcaagaatttaaagaatttcaagaatttcgagaatttcaaagatttcaaaagtttcaattattttggaatttctagaatttgaagaatattaggatttgaatgaatttcaaaaatttaaggaataagcatttcaagaatttgaggaattttaagaattgcaagagttttgagaatttcaaggatttcaacaattttaagaatataagatcTTAAGactttaataatttaagtaGGTATAATGATGTTAATTCTTAAGGTATTAAGTTCCTAAAATTTCAAGACGCTCCGCTTTTTGTTGAACAACTCTGTTTGTGTGACAGCCAGAACAATACGTCCTGCAGGATACGACTCAAGACGTTccaacacttttttcataatcAACAAACACCAGATAAAACGAGAGACACTTGGAGATTCAGCAGTTTGGCATTTCGGATCATAATTCTTCACGtcgacaagttttttttttgcaatccaaGCTATCACACTCAGACAgactatatattttttaaatcttttccaTGCTTccagaaatcaaaaacattGCAACGTTTAAACAACAGAGAGTTGCTGTTGCTTTTGTgtccaaattcaaattttcctCCCTTTCACCGCACCCTTCTTGCAACAATTGTCCTACAGCAACGACGTATGTTTTgtttatgatgattttttttgcctacGCTCtggtccaaaattttaaattttgctcacTCACACGTTCTCTCCTAACACAAAGTTCTTCTCGCACACACTAATCCCGAtaagttttgataaatttccctCCTAAACGGTGCCCTAACTTGCTTTTCCCCCGCGTGTTTAAACATTTGTTTGGTTGATGGTGTGCTTGTTTTTTATTGTTCGCGCCGCGCATCCTCCTCCCACAGGAATGTGTCAATCTACTCTACTGTAATCCGGGATTTGGTTTTTCCCCCACACTCTCCCTCCCACTTTCCTGCTGGCGTTCTAAACTCTATCAAAAATCAAGCATGAAAACAGAAGGTGCTCGCGACTCCAACTCGAGAGTTGTGTGATTgtgtaattgaaaaaaatcaaagttcctACAGTAATACTAGTAGCGTCACGTTTTAATGCTAAATAATCACGGTTTTGGTTGGTTTGATTAATTAAGGATAGCGTTTACAATTAGTTTATAGTATTTACACGATAATATAGAGTTTGATTTTCTCCCCCTTTTCCCACCTTCCATGTCGAACAAGTTGATTAAACTATACATCTCTGTCGCATACATTTAGAATTGCCTTAATCCTAGAACCGTTACGGATTGCTATCTCTCTGATTTGCTTTCTTTTCgctttcttttttgttgttgcggaGAGCACACGCATACTGCCCGGCGTCGATTGTTGTGTTGAAAAGTGCGTAACAGAAAGAGCAAAACAGTTTTACGAAAACgatggatttaataaattggcAAACTATAGTAAAAATAAATTAGAGGTCGCAATTTGGCTTCACAACGGAAAAATAGTGACCAACAGACAGACAGattgagggagagagagagtggGGAAAAACGGTGACGAAACGAAGGTTTGGCCCAAAAATCAGGAAGAAGTGCTTGGCGGGATTGTACTAGCTCTAGCTGAAGTTGATGAACTCGATGACGGTGTAGTCGTCGTTGCGGGTGTTGCAGCAGAAGAAGTAGtagcagaagaagaagaagtctTGGATCGTGCACTGTTTTTGCTGTCGGCTCCAGCAGAACTACCTGTTGAACTTGGTGTTGCTGTCGCAGCTGCTGGTGATGGTGATGAGGACGACGCCGCGCAGCGCTTGTTACTATATGTGAATCTTCTGGGCGGTCGCGCTCAGCTCGTCCATGCTTTTCCGGGCCTGGTCCGTGATGTCGTCGAGGGACTTTTTCGTCTGGGTGAGGATCTCGTTCGTGCTGGTCGCGGCCGACGTGGCCAGTTCTTTCACCTGCGAGAAAATAATCATCATTTTGGGTCAACCCCTCCCGCCGAAACCAATCCCCTTACCTCCGAGTTGAGCTTTCCTATCACCCACTCGAGGCCCTGCCGGCCCTTGCCCGCGTTCGTGCTGATGTTCTTCGTGAGCACATCCTCCATGTACCGGTTCAGCGGAACGCCCTCCACCTGGACGGTGGCCTCCTGCTTGAGCAGCGTCTTGCACGGGTCCGTCGGATGCGGAACGTAGCTGAGCGTTTCGTACACCGACAGGAAGCTGCCAAAGGTCAGGTTGATCGTCTTGAGCGTCATCAGCCGCTTGCCCGGATCCACCGTGGACTGCTCGCTGGCGTAGCACACGTTCGGCGATCCGATCAGCTGTAATGGAGGAGCGAACGATTAGAATAGCTCGGGCCAACGGCCCTGACATGACCTGTGACGGCGGCGCGCGCTGGTTGGCTATTTCTAGCCCAATCACTTGAACATGTCTGAGAAGGTAAGTGTCTCGGGTCGGTCAGCTGGCGATGGCGTGCAAACTCGAGTATATCGAGGCGGTTGTGTAACACCAGAATGGTAAAAGAGATACAAAGTGGCGAGAATAAGAAGGCATCATCAGGCGGAGCAGCGTGGCAATCGGTGCCAAGAGTTTTTGCTGACGGGGGCTAATTACTGCACGCTGTCGGGCCGTGATGTGGAGGGATACAATATTTGTGGCGGCATTTAGCATTGAGCCACAAATCTATCTATTATTCATATACCAACACAGTAGAAATTGGcttgaaataatgtttttcatgtGACTTTGAAAAATGCTGAACAAAAAGATATCTTTGGTTCCTCCAAACTCATAGaaatcttcatacaattttggaagttgtccatacaaaaattcttCAATAGGGGAAGGGCATGTAATTCTATTAGGCACCTATTGCAAACATATCAGCAACTTGTAGTTTAATACAACTGCTAAAACGAGATTTGGATATCCGCAGAAATGCGTTAGAGAATTACGCGTAGATAAATCAACACGGCAATGTTggagttgatgtcagtaaatgtttcagtttcgtcaattgaatttaagtgaattcccttccaataaataaaattgtatgtCAATTTTGCGGGCAGTTCAGGACATGATCCCCTAGTTGTATTGAGCCCGaatctcaaatatgagcttgattggttgcgacaggatctggcgctttgactttgaattttacgatttttgcatttttcaaaaacctcatgagTTTATAATCcgtgttccagggaacaactttgccgaagagtgcaAAGAGATTTGTCTactatttaaaatgttacaGAAATAATAAAACCTCCGCTGAAAACATAAACTTTTTCTTCACTCTCTTCTGGCATCACTTTGCTGCTCCTGCAGAAAagattaagaggcagtatttgtaaattctgctcggtttgttctagaggtcgaatcgaggtgctccgatttggatgaaactttcagcgtttgtttgtctatacatcagggtggccaccagatttcgattttcaatttcccggttttttcccggttttctcccgagaccagaaggaattttccggaatgtttttaaaccaaattacaatgttttttcaGGCTAACGTTGGTATCAACATACTTTTGGAACGCATACATCTGGTTCAAAGTTTGAGTTCctcaagaaagctttcaaatatcttgagtaaaaagtaagtaagttgaaaacgaagccgtttttatctgtttccaatccaaacctctaatttttctaatgattgggatttttcatcATCATGCTCTATAGATtttacaaactaaaaataaaaaaaaactttttaattttttagaataacATTAATTATTATTAGAAAGCAGGAAATGGCAtttacaatttattaattttgtagaaaagatttgcaaaaatacattgttaTCAACATTTATATAAATGCTCGTAAAGTTTCTCTGAAAAGAGGTTTTGTGTATTCAAGAAGAACGATTATTCCAAGAATTATCAATTTCTGtgaattaattattattttttggtgaGTACTTTCTTTTTAAccaaaaagtctttttgaatcattagtccaaacaaaaatgtataCACTTTGGCAGCAGTGCAGGaaagttccatacaaatataaaaaaaaacggtatctTGACACTTTTTTTATCGATTAAGTATCTTCGGTAAGTTGATTGATggaataaattttcgaaaataattttaatttagaaaaactgTCTGAAATACCCAAAacacaaaatggtaaaaaatcataaaaaatgatcGAGCTgcgattttttcaacaacacataaggctggtacaaattttatttaaagtttttgtcccttccTTCAAAGTtgccccgaaaaatcagggggcaaaaaaatttttttttttcatagaacatctaaatttcaatcgaaaattgagtgcaatcagctgaaatctttttaaaatacattcccctgggctcccctcccactaacatttacacacaagatcctctgtaattattaagtcaaatgtaattacaaaagccgactcggtcctaaccaggtcccagtaccgaaaaggacctaataaaactgaactagtgtaaaatgcatttttaaactctttttgcattcaaatgttgagactattgcttgttctttaatttttttttgttatatcttatttttttgtttttttactcaaCGTCCATGTACATTTCTTCAAATCAGTTTTCTTAGTAaagcttcaaaataaaatgtttttctgtATTTCTTAAACTATCTGCTGAAAATGCCAAGCATTTTGGAGATATTCtttctgttaattaaatattcattgacttttttttattttttctattattttttcttccatatttaataataataattttgtataaatttatGATGACCGACGAATTGTTTTTGGAAcagagattttttaaactgcccaaaatatacatttgaaaaattttcaaaaatagttttgatttcagatttaaaCATGCTATTTAATAGTATTTTTTAGAAGTTGTagctattttcattaaaaaatcattctattttagctttaaaaaatcgaatggttgagaaaattctttactgCTTTCTTTGAAGGACAAATCTTgatcattaaattaaaaaaaaatcctgatttaaattttatgcaCAACTAATATTTTAGCAAACAAAGGTCAAATTAACAATATCCAAATTATGAAACAtatgattatttttacaaatattttgaatgttttaaattaaatggcacaatttacaaatttgaaacaaatattcgtagaaaaaacaaaaagaaaaaaactctaaaacggtgcactttattttaaattcttaaaatttcttaacgaatgcaaattataggtttatcattcaaatatttttttaaacattttctgattggtcaaaaataattcgccCGTAATTCACTGCACCTTAAATATGGTTGTTAGCTTTTGcttcaaatcaatttatttttttttctcttaaataTTTCGTTTGAGGGGTTTT harbors:
- the LOC120419647 gene encoding protein slowmo → MKIWTSEHVFNHPWETVAQAAWRKYPNPINTAVIGTDVVERRVVDGVLHTHRLVSSKWYFPQWAQKLIGSPNVCYASEQSTVDPGKRLMTLKTINLTFGSFLSVYETLSYVPHPTDPCKTLLKQEATVQVEGVPLNRYMEDVLTKNISTNAGKGRQGLEWVIGKLNSEVKELATSAATSTNEILTQTKKSLDDITDQARKSMDELSATAQKIHI